In Scatophagus argus isolate fScaArg1 chromosome 5, fScaArg1.pri, whole genome shotgun sequence, a genomic segment contains:
- the LOC124059660 gene encoding alpha-(1,3)-fucosyltransferase 4-like, producing the protein MGLWARWGPARRCTITTKRANRRWGLSQWGKCCVLILKRTCSSVYVATVGFLVFMGVFLLYLVDPLTSNSEGSSAVTLLIWTLPFGRYRSLPDCHALYQVDGCTLTYDGRAYPEADAVIIHHREVATGTADLPTEPRPRAQKWIWMNYESPTHTPRLWRFEGVFNITMSYRMDSDIFLPYGYLVPREHTNKRLQSSFARPLRAPSRSHLLRPRLLAWVISNWSESQARVAFYHQLRRYLQVDVFGRAGRPLPEDSDSGSLVRLVERYQFYLALENSQHTDYITEKLWNAVLAGAVPVVLGPSRQNYERFLPPEAFIHVDDFPTVRGLARYLVMLRRNPAQLRRHLDWRGSYSVHRPTFWDEHYCTACRAVRRTRGRTDVVKDLEHWFNS; encoded by the coding sequence ATGGGACTTTGGGCTCGATGGGGACCAGCGCGCCGCTGCACAATCACAACTAAAAGAGCAAACCGACGATGGGGTTTGTCTCAGTGGGGAAAATGTTGTGTACTTATTCTCAAAAGGACCTGCTCATCTGTGTACGTGGCTACCGTCGGCTTCTTGGTATTCATGGGAGTTTTCCTTCTCTACCTGGTGGACCCGCTCACGTCGAACTCTGAGGGGAGCAGCGCGGTGACGCTCCTGATATGGACTCTCCCGTTTGGTCGCTACCGAAGTCTTCCTGATTGTCACGCGCTCTATCAAGTCGACGGGTGCACGCTCACCTACGACGGGCGCGCGTACCCAGAGGCTGACGCTGTCATCATTCATCACCGGGAGGTTGCCACGGGCACAGCTGATCTGCCAACTGAACCGCGACCGCGTGCGCAAAAGTGGATATGGATGAACTACGAGTCCCCCACGCACACACCAAGACTGTGGCGTTTTGAGGGCGTTTTCAACATCACAATGAGTTATCGGATGGATTCAGATATATTCCTGCCGTACGGGTACCTGGTTCCCcgtgaacacacaaacaagcgTCTCCAGAGCAGCTTTGCGCGCCCTCTCCGCGCTCCCTCCCGCTCACACCTCCTCCGGCCCCGCCTCTTGGCGTGGGTCATTAGCAACTGGTCGGAGTCCCAAGCGCGTGTGGCCTTCTACCACCAGCTCCGCCGGTACCTTCAGGTGGACGTGTTTGGGCGCGCTGGCCGACCGCTGCCCGAGGACAGCGACAGCGGCAGCCTGGTGCGGCTGGTCGAACGGTATCAGTTCTACCTGGCGCTGGAGAACTCACAGCACACCGACTACATCACGGAGAAGCTGTGGAACGCGGTGCTGGCCGGTGCCGTTCCGGTAGTCCTGGGTCCTTCCAGGCAGAACTATGAGCGCTTTCTGCCGCCCGAGGCCTTCATCCACGTGGACGACTTCCCCACAGTGAGAGGGCTGGCACGATACCTGGTGATGCTGAGGCGCAACCCGGCCCAGCTGAGGCGTCACCTGGACTGGAGAGGGAGTTACAGCGTGCACCGACCCACCTTTTGGGATGAGCACTACTGCACTGCCTGCAGGGCGGTGAGGAGGACCAGAGGCAGGACTGATGTGGTCAAAGACTTGGAACACTGGTTTAACTCGTGA